In a single window of the Magnolia sinica isolate HGM2019 chromosome 7, MsV1, whole genome shotgun sequence genome:
- the LOC131251530 gene encoding uncharacterized protein LOC131251530, with amino-acid sequence MVPNECGDFFFNISEFLLPSLVFYASSLPFLFSAVLGSFLSALNKFIADCYASKHLVSEYYVYEFFRIWKCSRTEANIRVHEFFKTAYFKKGIHPIPGAHQALLRLSTFCNLSVVTSRQNAIKDHTIEWIKKHYPGLFQEIHFGNHFALDGQSRSKSKICRSLGAKVLIDDNPRYAVECAEVGIKVLLFDYDNSYLWCKTGSKTTHPLITKVHNWEEVEQHLVSWIIS; translated from the exons ATGGTGCCTAATGAATGTGGTGATTTTTTCTTCAACATTAGCGAATTTTTGTTACCATCTCTGGTTTTTTATGCAAGTTCTCTCCCATTTCTTTTCTCTGCAGTTCTTGGAAGCTTCCTTTCAGCATTGAACAAATTTATTGCTGACTGCTATGCTTCGAAACACTTGGTTTCAGAGTATTATGTATACGAGTTCTTCAGG ATATGGAAGTGTTCTCGCACAGAAG CTAATATCCGTGTTCACGAGTTCTTTAAGACAGCTTATTTCAAGAAAGGAATTCATCCCATTCCAGGGGCTCACCAGGCTCTTCTTAGATTGTCTACATTTTGCAATCTGTCGGTTGTCAC ATCTCGCCAGAATGCTATCAAAGACCACACAATTGAATGGATCAAGAAGCATTATCCAGGACTGTTTCAGGAAATCCACTTTGGTAATCACTTTGCTTTGGATGGGCAATCAAGATCCAAATCAAAGATTTGCAG GTCCTTGGGAGCAAAAGTCTTGATCGACGACAACCCTAGATATGCAGTTGAATGCGCAGAAGTCGGCATCAAAGTTCTACTCTTTGACTACGACAACTCGTACCTTTGGTGCAAGACTGGCTCTAAGACCACACACCCTCTGATAACCAAAGTCCATAACTGGGAAGAAGTAGAACAGCACCTGGTCTCATGGATAATATCATAG
- the LOC131251531 gene encoding uncharacterized protein LOC131251531 isoform X1 codes for MKVAMTTLSSKILSQDKEHSAKLAVDAVMRLKVCMIFISGLPTNLKERELQNQVRWLLGYEASQLNFKGEQPMGFALSSTAHLSLAAKADIQASAFKGPVFTHADVKPDMVVKAKTMYLAPIRCKNGLFSSFELMFYNGICSLPFLLIFIICST; via the exons ATGAAGGTAGCTATGACCACTTTGAGTTCAAAAATACTTTCCCAGGACAAGGAGCATTCTGCTAAACTAGCCGTAGATGCTGTCATGAGGCTCAAG GTCTGTATGATCTTCATATCTGGTCTTCCGACCAATCTCAAAGAGAGAGAACTCCAGAACCAGGTGAGATGGTTGCTGGGCTATGAGGCTTCTCAGCTGAACTTCAAGGGTGAACAGCCAATGGGCTTTGCCCTCTCCTCCACTGCCCATCTTTCACTTGCTGCCAAAGCCGACATTCAG GCTAGTGCATTCAAAGGGCCTGTTTTCACCCATGCAGATGTCAAGCCTGATATGGTGGTGAAGGCaaag ACTATGTACCTAGCTCCAATCAGGTGCAAGAATGGGCTTTTTTCATCATTTGAGTTGATGTTTTACAATGGAATTTGTTCGCTCCCTTTCCTACTAATCTTTATAATCTGTTCCACTTAA
- the LOC131251531 gene encoding uncharacterized protein LOC131251531 isoform X2: MKVAMTTLSSKILSQDKEHSAKLAVDAVMRLKVCMIFISGLPTNLKERELQNQVRWLLGYEASQLNFKGEQPMGFALSSTAHLSLAAKADIQDMVFDAESKYVLHAEMAKNNLFVKRCDIICQFKFIPVGSMFEWSKPMI; encoded by the exons ATGAAGGTAGCTATGACCACTTTGAGTTCAAAAATACTTTCCCAGGACAAGGAGCATTCTGCTAAACTAGCCGTAGATGCTGTCATGAGGCTCAAG GTCTGTATGATCTTCATATCTGGTCTTCCGACCAATCTCAAAGAGAGAGAACTCCAGAACCAGGTGAGATGGTTGCTGGGCTATGAGGCTTCTCAGCTGAACTTCAAGGGTGAACAGCCAATGGGCTTTGCCCTCTCCTCCACTGCCCATCTTTCACTTGCTGCCAAAGCCGACATTCAG GACATGGTTTTTGATGCAGAATCCAAGTATGTTCTTCACGCAGAGATGGCAAAGAATAATCTTTTCGTCAAAAGATGTGATATAATTTGTCAATTTAAGTTCATACCTGTGGGGTCCATGTTTGAGTGGTCTAAGCCGATGATATAA